In Bacillus sp. DX3.1, the following proteins share a genomic window:
- a CDS encoding helix-turn-helix transcriptional regulator — protein MSIGKIIYYHRKKQNKTQEQLCNGICSITHLSKIENNFKEAHTKTLQMLCERLQISIEEENKKTQLLKRKLDLFNDAMERLHKEQAAALYKELSEQKEYVQCTEMIYVYELYMLRYLLFLNQFSEFKKASSKMKRDVTKYSSYELYLWTFLQALYYGRTERYVQALEILNRIEEKAEQYSEKLTEYYYYRSAMHGHLYQYSLSIHYAYKALRIMQNTNNILRIVYIKMIIAVNLIYMGEFEESEQMLIPVLSDVELLQDTGMKAIALQNLGFLYYRQGDSKKMFEYYSQALELKKKHTTSYYVTVSSMAEALIELNQHEKAAVRLKQELDSFQDRKSSNYIELKIMYLEALGNQKTLVQYLIKYGLPMLEKHMNLSKMIKYLDIVILYYEKKKDISSANYYLQASNRILKKLLFNAENPAMLRNLEENN, from the coding sequence ATGTCTATAGGAAAAATCATTTATTACCATCGTAAGAAGCAGAATAAGACACAGGAACAGCTTTGTAACGGGATTTGTTCTATTACTCACCTGAGTAAAATTGAAAACAATTTCAAAGAAGCACATACAAAAACATTGCAAATGCTATGTGAAAGATTGCAGATATCAATTGAGGAAGAGAATAAAAAAACACAGCTTTTAAAACGAAAGCTGGATCTTTTTAACGATGCTATGGAACGGCTTCATAAAGAGCAAGCAGCAGCGTTATATAAAGAACTATCAGAACAGAAAGAATATGTTCAATGCACGGAGATGATATATGTATACGAGTTATATATGCTTCGTTACTTATTATTCTTGAATCAATTCTCGGAATTTAAAAAAGCATCATCAAAAATGAAAAGGGATGTAACAAAATATAGTTCATATGAACTATATCTATGGACTTTCCTTCAAGCTCTTTATTATGGCCGAACAGAACGATATGTACAAGCGCTCGAAATTCTGAATCGTATAGAAGAAAAAGCAGAACAGTACAGCGAAAAACTCACTGAGTATTATTACTATAGATCGGCAATGCATGGCCATTTGTATCAGTATTCTTTATCTATTCATTATGCATACAAAGCATTACGTATTATGCAAAATACGAATAACATTTTGCGCATTGTATATATCAAGATGATTATCGCTGTAAATCTCATATACATGGGCGAATTTGAAGAATCAGAACAGATGCTTATTCCCGTTTTAAGTGATGTGGAACTACTGCAGGATACAGGAATGAAAGCAATAGCTCTTCAGAATTTGGGTTTTTTATATTATAGACAAGGTGACTCTAAAAAGATGTTCGAATATTACTCTCAAGCTCTTGAATTAAAGAAAAAACATACAACCTCCTATTATGTGACAGTCTCAAGTATGGCAGAAGCACTTATCGAATTGAATCAACATGAAAAAGCAGCTGTACGATTAAAACAAGAATTAGATTCCTTTCAAGACCGCAAATCATCAAATTATATAGAGCTAAAAATAATGTATCTTGAAGCTCTTGGCAATCAAAAGACGCTTGTTCAATATTTAATAAAGTATGGGCTGCCGATGTTAGAGAAGCATATGAATCTCAGTAAGATGATAAAGTATTTAGATATAGTGATATTATATTATGAGAAAAAAAAAGATATCTCTTCTGCGAACTATTATTTGCAAGCATCCAACCGGATTCTTAAAAAGTTACTTTTTAATGCCGAAAACCCTGCGATGCTTAGGAATTTGGAGGAGAATAATTAG
- the leuS gene encoding leucine--tRNA ligase: protein MSFNHQEIEKKWQAYWEENKTFRTPDETDKPKFYALDMFPYPSGAGLHVGHPEGYTATDILSRQKRMQGYNVLHPMGWDAFGLPAEQYALDTGNSPAEFTEKNINTFRNQIKSLGFSYDWDREVNTTDPSYYKWTQWIFLKLYEKGLAYVDEVPVNWCPALGTVLANEEVIDGKSERGDHPVERRPMRQWMLKITAYADRLLEDLDELDWPESLKDMQRNWIGRSEGAEVHFNIDGTEEKFTVFTTRPDTLFGATYCVLAPEHTLVAGITTADQKEAVEAYIDSVKAKSDLERTELAKEKTGVFTGAYAVNPVNGEKLPIWIADYVLATYGTGAVMAVPAHDERDYEFAQTFELPMKEVVEGGDITKEAHTGDGAHVNSAFLDGLNKEEAIAKMIEWLEVTSAGNQKVTYRLRDWLFSRQRYWGEPIPIIHWEDGTMSAVKEEELPLILPKTENIRPSGTGESPLANIEEWVNVVDPETGKKGRRETNTMPQWAGSCWYYLRYIDPTNSEHLADPEKIKQWLPVDIYIGGAEHAVLHLLYARFWHKVLYDVGVVPTKEPFQQLFNQGMILGENNEKMSKSKGNVVNPDDIVASHGADTLRLYEMFMGPLDASIAWSENGLDGARRFLDRVWRLFVQENGELSEKITGAANKNLEKAYHQTVKKVTEDYTELRFNTAISQMMMFVNDAYKAESLPKEYVEGFVKMLAPVAPHVAEELWNKLGYNETITYASWPTFDESKLVEDEVEIVVQVMGKVRAKLTMKKDASKEEMEQLAIEAIQEQIEGKTVRKVIVVPGKLVNIVAN, encoded by the coding sequence ATGAGTTTTAATCATCAAGAGATTGAGAAGAAGTGGCAAGCGTATTGGGAAGAGAATAAAACATTCCGTACGCCAGATGAAACAGACAAACCGAAATTTTATGCACTAGATATGTTCCCATATCCATCAGGTGCAGGCTTACACGTAGGGCATCCAGAAGGATATACGGCAACAGATATTTTATCTCGTCAGAAACGTATGCAAGGTTACAACGTTCTTCATCCAATGGGATGGGATGCATTCGGTCTTCCGGCAGAGCAATATGCACTTGATACTGGAAACAGCCCAGCAGAATTTACTGAGAAAAATATTAACACATTCCGTAACCAAATTAAATCATTAGGTTTCTCTTATGATTGGGATCGTGAAGTAAATACAACGGATCCAAGTTATTATAAATGGACACAATGGATTTTCTTAAAGCTATATGAAAAAGGTTTAGCTTATGTAGATGAAGTACCAGTAAACTGGTGCCCAGCCCTTGGTACAGTACTTGCAAACGAAGAAGTAATCGATGGCAAGAGTGAGCGCGGTGATCATCCAGTTGAACGTCGTCCAATGAGACAATGGATGCTAAAAATTACGGCGTATGCAGATCGTTTACTAGAAGACCTAGATGAGCTTGATTGGCCGGAAAGCTTAAAAGATATGCAACGCAACTGGATCGGTCGTTCTGAAGGTGCAGAAGTACACTTCAATATTGACGGTACAGAAGAGAAATTTACAGTTTTCACAACGCGCCCAGATACACTATTTGGTGCAACATACTGCGTATTAGCTCCAGAGCATACGCTTGTTGCTGGGATTACAACTGCAGATCAAAAAGAAGCAGTGGAAGCATACATTGACTCTGTAAAAGCGAAAAGTGATTTAGAGCGTACAGAGCTTGCAAAAGAAAAAACAGGCGTATTTACAGGTGCTTATGCAGTTAACCCAGTAAACGGTGAGAAATTACCAATCTGGATTGCTGACTATGTTCTTGCAACTTATGGAACAGGTGCAGTAATGGCAGTTCCAGCACATGACGAACGTGATTATGAATTTGCACAAACATTCGAGCTTCCAATGAAAGAAGTTGTAGAAGGCGGAGATATCACGAAAGAAGCACATACAGGTGATGGAGCGCACGTGAACTCAGCATTCTTAGATGGTTTAAACAAAGAAGAAGCAATTGCCAAAATGATCGAATGGCTTGAAGTAACAAGCGCAGGAAATCAAAAAGTAACATACCGCTTACGTGACTGGTTATTTAGCCGTCAACGTTACTGGGGTGAGCCAATTCCAATTATCCATTGGGAAGATGGCACAATGTCAGCTGTAAAAGAAGAAGAATTACCATTAATTCTTCCGAAAACAGAAAACATCCGTCCTTCTGGTACAGGTGAATCGCCACTTGCAAATATTGAAGAGTGGGTAAATGTTGTAGACCCTGAGACTGGCAAAAAAGGTCGCCGTGAAACAAATACAATGCCACAATGGGCAGGTAGCTGTTGGTACTATTTACGTTATATTGATCCAACAAACAGCGAACACCTTGCTGATCCAGAAAAAATAAAACAATGGCTTCCGGTTGATATTTATATCGGCGGTGCAGAGCATGCGGTACTTCATTTACTATACGCACGCTTCTGGCATAAGGTGTTATACGATGTAGGAGTTGTTCCAACGAAAGAGCCATTCCAACAACTATTTAACCAAGGTATGATCTTAGGTGAAAACAACGAAAAAATGAGTAAATCAAAAGGTAATGTTGTAAACCCTGATGATATCGTAGCAAGCCATGGCGCAGATACACTTCGTCTATACGAAATGTTTATGGGACCATTAGATGCTTCGATTGCTTGGTCTGAAAATGGTCTTGATGGAGCTCGTCGCTTCTTAGATCGTGTTTGGCGCCTATTTGTTCAAGAAAACGGTGAATTAAGCGAGAAAATTACAGGTGCAGCAAACAAAAATCTTGAAAAAGCGTATCATCAAACAGTGAAGAAAGTAACAGAAGACTATACAGAGCTTCGTTTTAACACTGCGATTTCTCAAATGATGATGTTTGTGAATGATGCATATAAAGCAGAATCACTTCCAAAAGAGTATGTGGAAGGTTTCGTGAAAATGTTAGCACCAGTTGCACCGCACGTTGCGGAAGAACTTTGGAACAAGCTTGGATATAACGAAACAATCACATATGCAAGTTGGCCAACATTTGATGAGTCTAAACTTGTAGAGGACGAAGTTGAAATCGTTGTTCAAGTAATGGGTAAAGTACGTGCGAAGTTAACGATGAAAAAAGATGCATCAAAAGAAGAAATGGAACAACTTGCAATTGAAGCAATTCAAGAGCAAATTGAAGGGAAAACAGTACGTAAAGTAATTGTTGTTCCTGGAAAACTTGTTAATATCGTTGCAAATTAA
- a CDS encoding FtsX-like permease family protein: MLFKLSMSGLKSKLKDYIVLLVGLVMSISIFYMFQTLALNKAFIEANSVISSIQFVFHAGAVLLAIITFFYILYANSFLLSLRQKEFGMYMMLGAKKHKVTLLMFIETIVLGIASLVVGIAVGVGLARGIGKLLMQQLEFTAGGYHAFYVPSTIVTCIFFLVLFVLSAIMNSIKLSRITVLQLVHADSKTDRISVKGAKTVALAFVGIILLAIGYASMVYMDKLAQVGIIIALITVTSGTYMLFGTFLPLIIKKLKSNKKRTEKGLNAFTFAQLNFRINSLTKVLATVAMLVALGAGAISGGMAFKNNVMLTVDGLAIYDVAIHNPTAEEKKILDGITFKEKNEYRYKVDDKFVYYLKEDLEKNRPLVQDGVGKESVGKFKPVSEDIPVGAISRYSQEKDANAKVIPEEWDNALRSIQPFYVHPDQTIKIVDKKMYDGVQGKEGVALLGKVDNFLTYKKEWEKIDELQIAKYKNVKEGSLQSKNQLYTGFYGIASGTVFMGFFLGIAFLAMMASCLMFKILSGASSDITRYQMLRKIGVRRELLTKSIYKELFLVFLFPAIVGIAHVLIGMNIFGFILLDPYFRIWLPIVIFLVIYAIYYFITVQLYKGIVLPKEK; encoded by the coding sequence AAAGACTATATCGTCTTACTTGTTGGTCTTGTAATGTCTATTTCAATTTTTTATATGTTCCAAACGCTAGCACTGAATAAAGCATTTATTGAAGCGAATTCTGTAATTAGCAGTATTCAGTTCGTATTCCATGCTGGTGCAGTACTATTAGCTATTATTACATTCTTCTATATTTTATATGCAAATTCTTTCTTACTATCACTTCGTCAAAAAGAATTCGGTATGTATATGATGTTAGGAGCAAAAAAACATAAGGTTACATTGCTTATGTTTATTGAAACAATTGTATTAGGAATTGCATCTCTTGTAGTTGGTATTGCAGTTGGTGTAGGGCTAGCACGAGGAATTGGTAAACTACTTATGCAGCAGCTTGAGTTTACTGCAGGTGGCTACCATGCATTTTATGTTCCATCTACGATTGTTACTTGTATTTTCTTCCTTGTACTATTTGTTTTATCAGCAATTATGAATAGTATCAAATTATCACGTATTACGGTTCTGCAACTGGTTCATGCAGATTCCAAAACGGATCGTATTTCTGTAAAAGGAGCAAAGACTGTTGCACTTGCATTCGTTGGAATTATTCTATTAGCAATCGGCTATGCTTCTATGGTTTACATGGATAAGTTGGCGCAAGTCGGGATTATTATTGCATTAATTACCGTAACGTCAGGAACTTACATGTTATTTGGAACGTTCCTTCCGCTTATTATTAAGAAGCTAAAAAGTAATAAAAAACGTACTGAAAAAGGACTTAATGCTTTTACATTTGCACAATTAAACTTCCGTATTAATAGCTTAACAAAGGTACTAGCGACAGTAGCGATGTTAGTCGCGCTTGGAGCAGGTGCGATTTCTGGCGGTATGGCTTTTAAAAATAATGTTATGCTGACTGTAGATGGTTTGGCAATTTATGATGTAGCGATTCATAACCCAACAGCGGAAGAAAAGAAAATATTAGATGGTATTACATTTAAAGAGAAAAATGAATATCGTTACAAAGTAGATGATAAGTTCGTTTACTACTTAAAAGAAGACCTAGAAAAAAATCGTCCATTAGTACAGGATGGTGTAGGAAAAGAAAGTGTTGGTAAATTTAAACCTGTTTCTGAAGATATTCCAGTAGGTGCTATTTCAAGATATAGTCAAGAAAAAGATGCGAATGCAAAGGTAATTCCGGAAGAGTGGGATAATGCTTTAAGGTCTATCCAGCCGTTCTATGTACATCCTGATCAAACAATCAAAATTGTAGATAAAAAGATGTATGATGGTGTACAAGGTAAAGAAGGCGTTGCATTACTTGGAAAAGTAGATAATTTCTTAACATATAAAAAAGAATGGGAAAAAATTGACGAGTTGCAGATAGCTAAATATAAAAATGTAAAAGAAGGTTCCTTGCAAAGTAAGAACCAACTGTATACTGGATTTTACGGCATTGCAAGTGGAACAGTATTTATGGGCTTCTTCCTAGGAATTGCTTTCCTAGCCATGATGGCAAGTTGTTTAATGTTTAAGATTCTTTCTGGTGCATCAAGCGATATTACGCGTTATCAAATGCTTCGTAAAATCGGTGTTCGCCGTGAGTTATTAACGAAGTCCATCTATAAAGAGTTATTCTTAGTGTTCTTATTCCCAGCAATCGTAGGTATTGCCCACGTATTAATTGGTATGAACATTTTCGGGTTCATCTTACTTGACCCGTATTTCCGTATTTGGCTTCCGATTGTTATTTTCTTAGTCATTTACGCGATTTACTACTTCATTACAGTTCAATTGTATAAAGGAATTGTTCTTCCGAAAGAGAAATAG
- a CDS encoding VrrB protein — MKGIDNNAQHAAMHNWTDGYSHMLMGGAEHPRSGGGFPTMVGGTGHPGSGDGFPTMVGGTGHPRSGGGFPTMVGGTGHPESGGAFPTMVGGTGHPGSGGGFPTMVGGTGHPGSGDGFPTMVGGTGHPGSGGGFPTMVGGTGHPGSGSAFPTMVGGTGHPRSGGGFPTMVGGVGTYPQGVHGWHGHHQHHGHHQHHGHHQHHGHHQHHGHHQHHGHHQHQVHHQIHPQAVLYQMQHHGHQHHGHQHHGHQHHGHQHHGHQHHGHQHHGHQHHGHQHHGHQHHGHQHHGHQHPIWYGGAGSAGSTAGTVGAAGHAGHVGH, encoded by the coding sequence ATGAAGGGGATAGATAATAACGCACAGCATGCTGCTATGCATAATTGGACGGATGGATATTCTCATATGCTAATGGGAGGAGCGGAGCATCCAAGGAGTGGTGGTGGCTTCCCAACAATGGTAGGAGGAACAGGGCATCCAGGGAGTGGTGATGGTTTCCCGACAATGGTAGGAGGAACAGGGCATCCAAGGAGTGGTGGTGGCTTCCCAACAATGGTAGGAGGAACAGGGCATCCAGAGAGTGGTGGTGCTTTCCCAACAATGGTAGGAGGAACAGGGCATCCAGGGAGTGGTGGTGGCTTCCCAACAATGGTAGGAGGAACAGGGCATCCAGGGAGTGGTGATGGTTTCCCAACAATGGTAGGAGGAACAGGGCATCCAGGGAGTGGTGGTGGCTTCCCAACAATGGTAGGAGGAACAGGGCATCCAGGGAGTGGTAGTGCCTTTCCAACAATGGTAGGAGGAACAGGGCATCCAAGGAGTGGTGGTGGCTTTCCAACAATGGTAGGAGGAGTAGGAACTTATCCACAAGGAGTTCATGGGTGGCATGGTCATCATCAACATCATGGTCATCACCAACATCATGGTCATCACCAACATCATGGTCATCACCAACATCATGGTCATCACCAACATCATGGCCATCACCAGCACCAAGTTCATCACCAAATACATCCGCAAGCGGTTCTTTATCAAATGCAGCATCATGGTCACCAGCATCATGGTCACCAGCATCATGGTCACCAGCATCATGGTCACCAGCATCATGGTCACCAGCATCATGGTCACCAGCATCACGGTCACCAACATCATGGTCACCAGCATCACGGTCACCAGCATCACGGTCACCAACATCATGGTCACCAGCATCCAATATGGTATGGCGGTGCTGGAAGCGCTGGAAGTACTGCAGGAACAGTTGGAGCGGCAGGGCATGCCGGACATGTTGGTCATTAA
- the codY gene encoding GTP-sensing pleiotropic transcriptional regulator CodY: MGLLVKTRTLNALLQSTAGQTVNFREMADTMCEVIEANVFIVNNRGKLLGYAIHQQIENERMKQMLAGRQFPEEYTQSLFNITEISSNLDVNSKYTGFPVENKELFGQGLTTIIPIVGGGESLGTIVLVRTHQEFLDDDLILAEYSSTVVGMKILHEKAGKVEEEARSKAIVQMAIRSLSYSELEAIEHIFEELDGTEGLLVASKIADRVGITRSVIVNGFRKLASAGIVESRSLGMKGTRIKVLNDKFLPELANLKTNNKHRKII, translated from the coding sequence ATGGGACTATTAGTAAAAACAAGAACGTTAAACGCGTTATTACAAAGTACAGCAGGACAAACTGTAAACTTTAGAGAAATGGCAGATACAATGTGTGAAGTAATTGAAGCAAACGTATTCATAGTAAACAATCGTGGTAAGTTATTAGGATATGCAATTCATCAACAAATTGAAAATGAGCGCATGAAACAAATGCTTGCGGGGCGTCAATTCCCAGAAGAATATACACAAAGCCTATTCAATATTACAGAAATATCTTCAAACTTAGATGTAAATAGTAAATATACAGGGTTCCCTGTAGAAAACAAAGAATTGTTTGGTCAAGGCTTAACTACAATTATACCAATCGTTGGTGGTGGCGAGAGTTTAGGTACAATAGTATTAGTTCGTACCCATCAAGAGTTTTTAGATGATGATTTAATTCTTGCTGAGTATAGCTCTACTGTAGTAGGTATGAAAATCTTACATGAAAAAGCGGGAAAAGTTGAAGAGGAAGCTCGTAGTAAAGCAATTGTTCAAATGGCAATCCGCTCATTATCATACAGTGAGTTAGAAGCAATTGAGCACATCTTCGAAGAATTAGATGGAACAGAAGGATTACTTGTTGCAAGTAAAATTGCTGACCGTGTAGGTATCACTCGTTCTGTAATCGTAAACGGATTTCGTAAACTCGCGAGTGCAGGTATCGTTGAATCTCGTTCTTTGGGTATGAAAGGAACACGTATTAAAGTATTAAATGACAAGTTTTTACCAGAACTTGCAAATTTAAAAACTAACAATAAGCACAGAAAAATAATTTAA
- a CDS encoding MFS transporter has product MPRKVWLLVAGMIINVTGASFLWPFNTIYLHDHLGKSLSVAGMVLMINSLTGVIGNLLGGVLFDKWGGYKSILVGIIITLVSILGLVFYHGWPLYVVWLALIGFGSGMVFPSMYAMVGTVWPEGGRRAFNAMYVGQNVGIAVGTACGGLVASYRFDYIFLANFILYFIFFLIAFIGFRGMEDKKEKSLQTPGETKKAWSLTPGFRALLIVCVAYALCWVTYVQWQGAIATHMQELNISLRYYSLLWTINGTMIVCAQPLVSMIIRAMKRSLKQQIMIGICIFAASFIVLSQAQQFTMFLVAMVTLTIGELFVWPAVPTIANILAPKDKIGFYQGVVNSAATVGKMFGPVVGGAIVDIYNMEVLFIAIMVMLVVAILAASIYDKRVKVEETPQEKIAV; this is encoded by the coding sequence ATGCCAAGAAAAGTATGGCTATTAGTAGCTGGGATGATTATCAATGTCACGGGTGCTTCTTTTTTATGGCCTTTTAATACAATTTACTTACACGATCATTTAGGAAAATCATTATCAGTGGCTGGTATGGTGTTAATGATTAACTCGTTAACTGGTGTAATCGGTAACTTGCTCGGCGGTGTGCTATTTGATAAATGGGGCGGATATAAATCTATTTTAGTTGGAATTATCATTACATTAGTATCGATTCTCGGCCTTGTATTTTATCATGGCTGGCCGTTATATGTCGTCTGGCTTGCATTAATTGGATTTGGTTCTGGTATGGTATTTCCATCGATGTATGCGATGGTTGGAACGGTTTGGCCAGAAGGTGGCCGGAGAGCATTTAATGCAATGTATGTCGGACAGAACGTTGGGATTGCTGTTGGAACAGCGTGCGGTGGTTTAGTTGCTTCTTACCGTTTTGATTATATTTTCTTAGCGAACTTTATTTTATATTTTATTTTCTTTTTAATTGCCTTTATTGGATTCCGTGGTATGGAAGACAAAAAGGAAAAAAGTTTACAAACACCAGGGGAAACGAAGAAAGCATGGTCACTTACACCAGGATTTCGAGCACTTCTTATTGTGTGTGTCGCATATGCTTTATGCTGGGTTACATATGTACAGTGGCAAGGTGCAATTGCAACGCATATGCAGGAGTTAAATATTAGTCTGCGCTATTACAGTTTATTATGGACGATAAATGGGACGATGATTGTTTGTGCACAGCCACTTGTCAGCATGATCATTCGAGCGATGAAACGCTCTTTAAAACAACAGATTATGATCGGAATTTGTATTTTTGCTGCGTCCTTTATTGTACTCAGCCAAGCGCAACAGTTTACGATGTTTCTTGTCGCAATGGTAACATTAACAATTGGTGAATTATTCGTATGGCCAGCTGTTCCAACGATTGCAAACATATTAGCACCAAAGGATAAAATCGGTTTTTATCAAGGAGTGGTTAATAGTGCAGCAACTGTTGGAAAAATGTTTGGACCTGTTGTCGGTGGAGCGATTGTTGACATATATAATATGGAAGTATTGTTCATTGCCATAATGGTAATGCTTGTAGTAGCGATATTAGCAGCGAGTATATATGATAAACGAGTAAAAGTAGAAGAAACTCCCCAAGAAAAAATTGCAGTTTAG